A single genomic interval of Microcaecilia unicolor unplaced genomic scaffold, aMicUni1.1, whole genome shotgun sequence harbors:
- the LOC115459027 gene encoding enoyl-CoA delta isomerase 1, mitochondrial-like: MAAALMRFSSVRLLAATLSPYGVHQKHGQISNQRRQFSNTYISVEMDDATGVAVMKMKRPPVNSLNLELLTEFAISLEKLEIDRGCRGVILTSAIPKIFSAGLDITEMCGKNADHYGEFWRALQEMWLKLYGSNMVTIAAINASILYSELGRI, from the exons CAACACTAAGTCCTTATGGTGTGCATCAGAAACATGGACAGATCTCAAACCAAAGAAGGCAATTCAGTAATACCTACATTTCAGTAGAGATGGATGATGCAACAG GGGTGGCTGTCATGAAGATGAAGCGTCCCCCTGTGAATAGCCTCAACCTGGAATTGCTCACTGAGTTTGCCATCAGTCTGGAGAAGCTAGAAATCGATCGTGGCTGCAGAGGTGTCATCCTGACTTCT GCAATTCCTAAAATCTTCTCAGCAGGACTAGATATAACTGAGATGTGTGGGAAGAATGCAGATCATTATGGGGAATTCTGGAGAGCCCTGCAGGAAATGTGGCTGAAACTCTATGGGTCCAACATGGTGACGATAGCGGCCATTAATGCAAGTATTTTATATAGTGAATTGGGGCGTATTTAA